From the Sebastes umbrosus isolate fSebUmb1 chromosome 2, fSebUmb1.pri, whole genome shotgun sequence genome, one window contains:
- the LOC119481820 gene encoding uncharacterized protein LOC119481820 isoform X6 — translation MASTLLLLLQLLLVSLASASHYFGGTATFAYKGRNPDGTFQVDIRNRHTFDGCYFSHYWYCLNGYCGTNSRTQRGVLDRSTNAPRYNGQWCETETVSTRNVPSDKPFQLRAYSCCWIRRRDLGNYWTLLTSVDLGSRSDTGEPNRSPDIAILPFLRVPQNCPRTYKLMSFDPDGDKVRCRYGNIRYVECGSCNQPSGFVLDQGSCTLHYNFSYADPRVYGFELVVEDFPQRHITLAYTDGSQSSRAPLNVRRKRQATTTTTGPTTTPTWWWWQSGSTTAAPSTTTGPTTTPTSWWWWRQTGSTTAAPSTTTGPTTTPTWWWWQSGSTTAAPSTTTGPTTTPTTPWSTTTAATTTHITTVPYRYTTTTSTAPTTTAAPTTTTAPTTTAATTTTAATTTRITTIPHWHTTTTPTTTTPLYTGTTPLSKLPLQFSFLVDPPAPSCQEGHYLPKFVHPTPENGERLVAEVDKELEIRVKAQAAYATIHDIIISGPLNISKHRTTHGEFVIRWTPIADDQGDHYPICFAVEAVSGSAVTTVHTTTNHHSHHHHTPSSQSGIYQSEMRCVLVKVQNNQVNSHVICNESSMTVSVEKSSFRGGLHEDHLQLSDPSNIACSFQEHSNSTHVIAVVPLNACGTQIEEDDDNLMFKNVITTVDNTADLITRKHLLKLQFECQYPKRGNVTRSFTAHRDNICVWEKGFGRFTYQFEFYPDRNFQTMRDPNSYPLEYDIGNRIYMQIEATSSGNNTELFVESCTAAPYDNPNYRPTYSIIDNGCNVDSTVEVYSSANKTQFRFSIEAFKFIGLHDQVYISCSVLMCEAGSQGTRCSKGCMSSSPWGGGHSHHRRKREAVTQSSRHFLSQGPLRLRRSAEIIGSPVINLNLNLVFIAGCLLAAVGMISAVAIYKTKVSKVKYQPLTTDES, via the exons ATGGCTTCCACACTGCTGCTCCTGCTTCAGCTGCTCCTGGTCTCACTGGCATCGGCATCACATTACTTTGGGGGAACCGCGACCTTCGCCTACAAAGGAAGAAACCCTGATGGAACATTTCAG GTGGACATTCGCAACAGGCACACCTTCGATGGGTGTTATTTCTCCCACTACTGGTATTGTCTCAACGGCTACTGTGGCACGAACTCCAGAACTCAGAGAGGCGTACTTGACAGGAGCACCAATGCACCACGATATAACGGCCAATGGTGTGAAACGGAAACAGTCAGTACAAGAAATGTCCCGAGTGACAAACCTTTCCAATTGAG GGCATATAGCTGTTGTTGGATCCGAAGACGTGACCTGGGTAATTATTGGACATTACTGACTTCAGTGGATTTGGGATCACGATCTGACACTGGAGAACCAAACCGATCACCAGACATTGCCATTCTACCGTTCCTACG AGTTCCCCAGAACTGCCCACGGACATACAAACTGATGTCTTTTGATCCTGATGGCGACAAAGTTCGATGCAGATATGGAAATATCAGATATGTAGAGTGCGGCTCTTGTAACCAACCTTCTGGCTTTGTCTTAGATCAG GGCTCTTGCACATTACACTACAACTTCTCCTATGCCGACCCCAGAGTTTATGGATTTGAGTTGGTGGTGGAGGACTTCCCACAGAGGCACATCACTCTGGCCTATACTGATGGATCCCAATCCTCCAGGGCTCCACTGAATGTGAGGAGAAAGAGGCAAGCCACAACTACAACCACGGGACCAACCACCACACCCACATGGTGGTGGTGGCAATCGGGGTCCACAACTGCAGCACCATCTACAACCACGGGACCAACCACCACACCCACatcgtggtggtggtggcggcaaACGGGGTCCACAACTGCAGCACCATCTACAACCACGGGACCAACCACCACACCCACATGGTGGTGGTGGCAATCGGGGTCCACAACTGCAGCACCATCTACAACCACGGGACCAACCACCACACCCAC AACCCCATGGAGTACCACAACTGCAGCAACAACCACACACATAACCACGGTACCATATAGGTATACTACAACCACAAGTACAGCACCAA CCACAACTGCAGCACCAACCACAACTACAGCACCAACTACAACCGCAGCAACAACCACAACCGCAGCAACAACCACACGCATAACCACCATACCACATTGGCATACTACAACCACACCTACTACAACCACTCCACTGTACACTGGCACCACTCCTCTCAGTAAACTACCTTTGCAATTCTCCTTTCTTG TGGACCCACCTGCTCCCTCATGCCAGGAGGGACATTACTTGCCAAAGTTTGTGCACCCAACACCTGAAAATGGAGAACGTCTCGTAGCAGAGGTCGACAAAGAATTGGAGATCAGAGTCAAAGCACAAGCTGCATACGCAAC aaTACATGATATCATCATCAGTGGGCCACTGAATATCAGCAAGCACAGGACCACACATGGCGAGTTTGTCATTAGGTGGACGCCTATCGCAGATGACCAGGGAGATCATTACCCGATCTGCTTTGCTGTTGAAGCAGTGAGCGG GTCTGCTGTAACCACCGTTCACACCACCACAAACCATCACAGTCATCACCACCACACCCCATCTTCACA GTCTGGCATCTATCAGTCCGAGATGAGGTGTGTTCTGGTGAAAGTCCAGAATAACCAAG TTAACTCCCATGTGATCTGCAATGAGTCATCAATGACAGTATCAGTTGAGAAATCTTCATTCCGTGGAGGACTCCATGAGGATCATTTACAGCTCAGTGACCCCTCCAACATCGCCTGCAGCTTCCAGGAACACTCCAACAGCACTCACGTCATCGCTGTCGTCCCCCTCAACGCTTGTGGCACTCAGATTGAG GAAGATGATGACAACCTAATGTTCAAGAATGTAATCACCACGGTCGACAACACAGCAGACCTGATCACCAGGAAGCACCTGCTGAAGCTGCAGTTTGAATGCCAGTACCCCAAACGTGGAAACGTGACACGAAGCTTTACAGCACACAGGGACAATATCTGTGTGTGGGAGAAAGGCTTCGGCAGGTTTACCTACCAGTTTGAGTTCTATCCTGACAGAAATTTCCAAACCATGAGGGATCCAAATTCATACCCTCTAGAGTATGACATAGGGAACAGGATTTACATGCAGATAGAGGCCACCTCCTCAGGCAACAACACTGAGCTGTTTGTGGAGTCCTGCACAGCTGCACCATACGACAACCCAAACTACCGGCCAACCTACTCCATCATTGATAATGG GTGTAATGTGGACTCGACTGTTGAAGTATATTCCTCCGCCAACAAGACACAGTTCAGGTTCAGCATAGAGGCCTTCAAGTTCATCGGCTTGCACGACCAG GTTTACATCAGCTGTTCAGTCCTGATGTGTGAAGCAGGGAGCCAGGGCACCAGGTGCTCGAAGGGATGCATGAGCAGCTCACCATGGGGAGGCGGTCATAGCCATCACCGCCGAAAGAGAGAGGCTGTCACTCAGAGTTCAAGGCACTTTCTTTCCCAGGGTCCCCTGCGTTTAAGGAGATCAGCAGAGATAATCGGAAGCCCAG TGATCAACCTGAATCTGAACCTGGTATTCATCGCTGGATGTCTTCTTGCAGCCGTTGGCATGATCAGTGCAGTGGCCATTTACAAAACCAAAGTGTCAAAGGTCAAATACCAACCTTTGACCACAGATGAAAGTTAA
- the LOC119481820 gene encoding uncharacterized protein LOC119481820 isoform X5 has translation MASTLLLLLQLLLVSLASASHYFGGTATFAYKGRNPDGTFQVDIRNRHTFDGCYFSHYWYCLNGYCGTNSRTQRGVLDRSTNAPRYNGQWCETETVSTRNVPSDKPFQLRAYSCCWIRRRDLGNYWTLLTSVDLGSRSDTGEPNRSPDIAILPFLRVPQNCPRTYKLMSFDPDGDKVRCRYGNIRYVECGSCNQPSGFVLDQGSCTLHYNFSYADPRVYGFELVVEDFPQRHITLAYTDGSQSSRAPLNVRRKRQATTTTTGPTTTPTWWWWQSGSTTAAPSTTTGPTTTPTSWWWWRQTGSTTAAPSTTTGPTTTPTWWWWQTGSTTSAPSTTTGPTTTPTTPWSTTTAATTTHITTVPYRYTTTTSTAPTTTAAPTTTTAPTTTAATTTTAATTTRITTIPHWHTTTTPTTTTPLYTGTTPLSKLPLQFSFLVDPPAPSCQEGHYLPKFVHPTPENGERLVAEVDKELEIRVKAQAAYATIHDIIISGPLNISKHRTTHGEFVIRWTPIADDQGDHYPICFAVEAVSGSAVTTVHTTTNHHSHHHHTPSSQSGIYQSEMRCVLVKVQNNQVNSHVICNESSMTVSVEKSSFRGGLHEDHLQLSDPSNIACSFQEHSNSTHVIAVVPLNACGTQIEEDDDNLMFKNVITTVDNTADLITRKHLLKLQFECQYPKRGNVTRSFTAHRDNICVWEKGFGRFTYQFEFYPDRNFQTMRDPNSYPLEYDIGNRIYMQIEATSSGNNTELFVESCTAAPYDNPNYRPTYSIIDNGCNVDSTVEVYSSANKTQFRFSIEAFKFIGLHDQVYISCSVLMCEAGSQGTRCSKGCMSSSPWGGGHSHHRRKREAVTQSSRHFLSQGPLRLRRSAEIIGSPVINLNLNLVFIAGCLLAAVGMISAVAIYKTKVSKVKYQPLTTDES, from the exons ATGGCTTCCACACTGCTGCTCCTGCTTCAGCTGCTCCTGGTCTCACTGGCATCGGCATCACATTACTTTGGGGGAACCGCGACCTTCGCCTACAAAGGAAGAAACCCTGATGGAACATTTCAG GTGGACATTCGCAACAGGCACACCTTCGATGGGTGTTATTTCTCCCACTACTGGTATTGTCTCAACGGCTACTGTGGCACGAACTCCAGAACTCAGAGAGGCGTACTTGACAGGAGCACCAATGCACCACGATATAACGGCCAATGGTGTGAAACGGAAACAGTCAGTACAAGAAATGTCCCGAGTGACAAACCTTTCCAATTGAG GGCATATAGCTGTTGTTGGATCCGAAGACGTGACCTGGGTAATTATTGGACATTACTGACTTCAGTGGATTTGGGATCACGATCTGACACTGGAGAACCAAACCGATCACCAGACATTGCCATTCTACCGTTCCTACG AGTTCCCCAGAACTGCCCACGGACATACAAACTGATGTCTTTTGATCCTGATGGCGACAAAGTTCGATGCAGATATGGAAATATCAGATATGTAGAGTGCGGCTCTTGTAACCAACCTTCTGGCTTTGTCTTAGATCAG GGCTCTTGCACATTACACTACAACTTCTCCTATGCCGACCCCAGAGTTTATGGATTTGAGTTGGTGGTGGAGGACTTCCCACAGAGGCACATCACTCTGGCCTATACTGATGGATCCCAATCCTCCAGGGCTCCACTGAATGTGAGGAGAAAGAGGCAAGCCACAACTACAACCACGGGACCAACCACCACACCCACATGGTGGTGGTGGCAATCGGGGTCCACAACTGCAGCACCATCTACAACCACGGGACCAACCACCACACCCACatcgtggtggtggtggcggcaaACGGGGTCCACAACTGCAGCACCATCTACAACCACGGGACCAACCACCACACCCAC ATGGTGGTGGTGGCAAACGGGGTCCACAACTTCAGCACCATCTACAACCACGGGACCAACCACCACACCCACAACCCCATGGAGTACCACAACTGCAGCAACAACCACACACATAACCACGGTACCATATAGGTATACTACAACCACAAGTACAGCACCAA CCACAACTGCAGCACCAACCACAACTACAGCACCAACTACAACCGCAGCAACAACCACAACCGCAGCAACAACCACACGCATAACCACCATACCACATTGGCATACTACAACCACACCTACTACAACCACTCCACTGTACACTGGCACCACTCCTCTCAGTAAACTACCTTTGCAATTCTCCTTTCTTG TGGACCCACCTGCTCCCTCATGCCAGGAGGGACATTACTTGCCAAAGTTTGTGCACCCAACACCTGAAAATGGAGAACGTCTCGTAGCAGAGGTCGACAAAGAATTGGAGATCAGAGTCAAAGCACAAGCTGCATACGCAAC aaTACATGATATCATCATCAGTGGGCCACTGAATATCAGCAAGCACAGGACCACACATGGCGAGTTTGTCATTAGGTGGACGCCTATCGCAGATGACCAGGGAGATCATTACCCGATCTGCTTTGCTGTTGAAGCAGTGAGCGG GTCTGCTGTAACCACCGTTCACACCACCACAAACCATCACAGTCATCACCACCACACCCCATCTTCACA GTCTGGCATCTATCAGTCCGAGATGAGGTGTGTTCTGGTGAAAGTCCAGAATAACCAAG TTAACTCCCATGTGATCTGCAATGAGTCATCAATGACAGTATCAGTTGAGAAATCTTCATTCCGTGGAGGACTCCATGAGGATCATTTACAGCTCAGTGACCCCTCCAACATCGCCTGCAGCTTCCAGGAACACTCCAACAGCACTCACGTCATCGCTGTCGTCCCCCTCAACGCTTGTGGCACTCAGATTGAG GAAGATGATGACAACCTAATGTTCAAGAATGTAATCACCACGGTCGACAACACAGCAGACCTGATCACCAGGAAGCACCTGCTGAAGCTGCAGTTTGAATGCCAGTACCCCAAACGTGGAAACGTGACACGAAGCTTTACAGCACACAGGGACAATATCTGTGTGTGGGAGAAAGGCTTCGGCAGGTTTACCTACCAGTTTGAGTTCTATCCTGACAGAAATTTCCAAACCATGAGGGATCCAAATTCATACCCTCTAGAGTATGACATAGGGAACAGGATTTACATGCAGATAGAGGCCACCTCCTCAGGCAACAACACTGAGCTGTTTGTGGAGTCCTGCACAGCTGCACCATACGACAACCCAAACTACCGGCCAACCTACTCCATCATTGATAATGG GTGTAATGTGGACTCGACTGTTGAAGTATATTCCTCCGCCAACAAGACACAGTTCAGGTTCAGCATAGAGGCCTTCAAGTTCATCGGCTTGCACGACCAG GTTTACATCAGCTGTTCAGTCCTGATGTGTGAAGCAGGGAGCCAGGGCACCAGGTGCTCGAAGGGATGCATGAGCAGCTCACCATGGGGAGGCGGTCATAGCCATCACCGCCGAAAGAGAGAGGCTGTCACTCAGAGTTCAAGGCACTTTCTTTCCCAGGGTCCCCTGCGTTTAAGGAGATCAGCAGAGATAATCGGAAGCCCAG TGATCAACCTGAATCTGAACCTGGTATTCATCGCTGGATGTCTTCTTGCAGCCGTTGGCATGATCAGTGCAGTGGCCATTTACAAAACCAAAGTGTCAAAGGTCAAATACCAACCTTTGACCACAGATGAAAGTTAA
- the LOC119481820 gene encoding uncharacterized protein LOC119481820 isoform X8 yields the protein MASTLLLLLQLLLVSLASASHYFGGTATFAYKGRNPDGTFQVDIRNRHTFDGCYFSHYWYCLNGYCGTNSRTQRGVLDRSTNAPRYNGQWCETETVSTRNVPSDKPFQLRAYSCCWIRRRDLGNYWTLLTSVDLGSRSDTGEPNRSPDIAILPFLRVPQNCPRTYKLMSFDPDGDKVRCRYGNIRYVECGSCNQPSGFVLDQGSCTLHYNFSYADPRVYGFELVVEDFPQRHITLAYTDGSQSSRAPLNVRRKRQATTTTTGPTTTPTWWWWQSGSTTAAPSTTTGPTTTPTSWWWWRQTGSTTAAPSTTTGPTTTPTWWWWQSGSTTAAPSTTTGPTTTPTTPWSTTTAAPTTRITTVPYRYTTTTTAAPTTTTAPTTTAATTTTAATTTRITTIPHWHTTTTPTTTTPLYTGTTPLSKLPLQFSFLVDPPAPSCQEGHYLPKFVHPTPENGERLVAEVDKELEIRVKAQAAYATIHDIIISGPLNISKHRTTHGEFVIRWTPIADDQGDHYPICFAVEAVSGSAVTTVHTTTNHHSHHHHTPSSQSGIYQSEMRCVLVKVQNNQVNSHVICNESSMTVSVEKSSFRGGLHEDHLQLSDPSNIACSFQEHSNSTHVIAVVPLNACGTQIEEDDDNLMFKNVITTVDNTADLITRKHLLKLQFECQYPKRGNVTRSFTAHRDNICVWEKGFGRFTYQFEFYPDRNFQTMRDPNSYPLEYDIGNRIYMQIEATSSGNNTELFVESCTAAPYDNPNYRPTYSIIDNGCNVDSTVEVYSSANKTQFRFSIEAFKFIGLHDQVYISCSVLMCEAGSQGTRCSKGCMSSSPWGGGHSHHRRKREAVTQSSRHFLSQGPLRLRRSAEIIGSPVINLNLNLVFIAGCLLAAVGMISAVAIYKTKVSKVKYQPLTTDES from the exons ATGGCTTCCACACTGCTGCTCCTGCTTCAGCTGCTCCTGGTCTCACTGGCATCGGCATCACATTACTTTGGGGGAACCGCGACCTTCGCCTACAAAGGAAGAAACCCTGATGGAACATTTCAG GTGGACATTCGCAACAGGCACACCTTCGATGGGTGTTATTTCTCCCACTACTGGTATTGTCTCAACGGCTACTGTGGCACGAACTCCAGAACTCAGAGAGGCGTACTTGACAGGAGCACCAATGCACCACGATATAACGGCCAATGGTGTGAAACGGAAACAGTCAGTACAAGAAATGTCCCGAGTGACAAACCTTTCCAATTGAG GGCATATAGCTGTTGTTGGATCCGAAGACGTGACCTGGGTAATTATTGGACATTACTGACTTCAGTGGATTTGGGATCACGATCTGACACTGGAGAACCAAACCGATCACCAGACATTGCCATTCTACCGTTCCTACG AGTTCCCCAGAACTGCCCACGGACATACAAACTGATGTCTTTTGATCCTGATGGCGACAAAGTTCGATGCAGATATGGAAATATCAGATATGTAGAGTGCGGCTCTTGTAACCAACCTTCTGGCTTTGTCTTAGATCAG GGCTCTTGCACATTACACTACAACTTCTCCTATGCCGACCCCAGAGTTTATGGATTTGAGTTGGTGGTGGAGGACTTCCCACAGAGGCACATCACTCTGGCCTATACTGATGGATCCCAATCCTCCAGGGCTCCACTGAATGTGAGGAGAAAGAGGCAAGCCACAACTACAACCACGGGACCAACCACCACACCCACATGGTGGTGGTGGCAATCGGGGTCCACAACTGCAGCACCATCTACAACCACGGGACCAACCACCACACCCACatcgtggtggtggtggcggcaaACGGGGTCCACAACTGCAGCACCATCTACAACCACGGGACCAACCACCACACCCACATGGTGGTGGTGGCAATCGGGGTCCACAACTGCAGCACCATCTACAACCACGGGACCAACCACCACACCCAC AACCCCATGGAGTACCACAACTGCAGC CCCAACCACACGCATAACCACTGTACCATATAGGTATACTACAACCACAACTGCAGCACCAACCACAACTACAGCACCAACTACAACCGCAGCAACAACCACAACCGCAGCAACAACCACACGCATAACCACCATACCACATTGGCATACTACAACCACACCTACTACAACCACTCCACTGTACACTGGCACCACTCCTCTCAGTAAACTACCTTTGCAATTCTCCTTTCTTG TGGACCCACCTGCTCCCTCATGCCAGGAGGGACATTACTTGCCAAAGTTTGTGCACCCAACACCTGAAAATGGAGAACGTCTCGTAGCAGAGGTCGACAAAGAATTGGAGATCAGAGTCAAAGCACAAGCTGCATACGCAAC aaTACATGATATCATCATCAGTGGGCCACTGAATATCAGCAAGCACAGGACCACACATGGCGAGTTTGTCATTAGGTGGACGCCTATCGCAGATGACCAGGGAGATCATTACCCGATCTGCTTTGCTGTTGAAGCAGTGAGCGG GTCTGCTGTAACCACCGTTCACACCACCACAAACCATCACAGTCATCACCACCACACCCCATCTTCACA GTCTGGCATCTATCAGTCCGAGATGAGGTGTGTTCTGGTGAAAGTCCAGAATAACCAAG TTAACTCCCATGTGATCTGCAATGAGTCATCAATGACAGTATCAGTTGAGAAATCTTCATTCCGTGGAGGACTCCATGAGGATCATTTACAGCTCAGTGACCCCTCCAACATCGCCTGCAGCTTCCAGGAACACTCCAACAGCACTCACGTCATCGCTGTCGTCCCCCTCAACGCTTGTGGCACTCAGATTGAG GAAGATGATGACAACCTAATGTTCAAGAATGTAATCACCACGGTCGACAACACAGCAGACCTGATCACCAGGAAGCACCTGCTGAAGCTGCAGTTTGAATGCCAGTACCCCAAACGTGGAAACGTGACACGAAGCTTTACAGCACACAGGGACAATATCTGTGTGTGGGAGAAAGGCTTCGGCAGGTTTACCTACCAGTTTGAGTTCTATCCTGACAGAAATTTCCAAACCATGAGGGATCCAAATTCATACCCTCTAGAGTATGACATAGGGAACAGGATTTACATGCAGATAGAGGCCACCTCCTCAGGCAACAACACTGAGCTGTTTGTGGAGTCCTGCACAGCTGCACCATACGACAACCCAAACTACCGGCCAACCTACTCCATCATTGATAATGG GTGTAATGTGGACTCGACTGTTGAAGTATATTCCTCCGCCAACAAGACACAGTTCAGGTTCAGCATAGAGGCCTTCAAGTTCATCGGCTTGCACGACCAG GTTTACATCAGCTGTTCAGTCCTGATGTGTGAAGCAGGGAGCCAGGGCACCAGGTGCTCGAAGGGATGCATGAGCAGCTCACCATGGGGAGGCGGTCATAGCCATCACCGCCGAAAGAGAGAGGCTGTCACTCAGAGTTCAAGGCACTTTCTTTCCCAGGGTCCCCTGCGTTTAAGGAGATCAGCAGAGATAATCGGAAGCCCAG TGATCAACCTGAATCTGAACCTGGTATTCATCGCTGGATGTCTTCTTGCAGCCGTTGGCATGATCAGTGCAGTGGCCATTTACAAAACCAAAGTGTCAAAGGTCAAATACCAACCTTTGACCACAGATGAAAGTTAA
- the LOC119481820 gene encoding uncharacterized protein LOC119481820 isoform X9 produces the protein MASTLLLLLQLLLVSLASASHYFGGTATFAYKGRNPDGTFQVDIRNRHTFDGCYFSHYWYCLNGYCGTNSRTQRGVLDRSTNAPRYNGQWCETETVSTRNVPSDKPFQLRAYSCCWIRRRDLGNYWTLLTSVDLGSRSDTGEPNRSPDIAILPFLRVPQNCPRTYKLMSFDPDGDKVRCRYGNIRYVECGSCNQPSGFVLDQGSCTLHYNFSYADPRVYGFELVVEDFPQRHITLAYTDGSQSSRAPLNVRRKRQATTTTTGPTTTPTWWWWQSGSTTAAPSTTTGPTTTPTSWWWWRQTGSTTAAPSTTTGPTTTPTTPWSTTTAAPTTRITTVPYRYTTTTTAAPTTTTAPTTTAATTTTAATTTRITTIPHWHTTTTPTTTTPLYTGTTPLSKLPLQFSFLVDPPAPSCQEGHYLPKFVHPTPENGERLVAEVDKELEIRVKAQAAYATIHDIIISGPLNISKHRTTHGEFVIRWTPIADDQGDHYPICFAVEAVSGSAVTTVHTTTNHHSHHHHTPSSQSGIYQSEMRCVLVKVQNNQVNSHVICNESSMTVSVEKSSFRGGLHEDHLQLSDPSNIACSFQEHSNSTHVIAVVPLNACGTQIEEDDDNLMFKNVITTVDNTADLITRKHLLKLQFECQYPKRGNVTRSFTAHRDNICVWEKGFGRFTYQFEFYPDRNFQTMRDPNSYPLEYDIGNRIYMQIEATSSGNNTELFVESCTAAPYDNPNYRPTYSIIDNGCNVDSTVEVYSSANKTQFRFSIEAFKFIGLHDQVYISCSVLMCEAGSQGTRCSKGCMSSSPWGGGHSHHRRKREAVTQSSRHFLSQGPLRLRRSAEIIGSPVINLNLNLVFIAGCLLAAVGMISAVAIYKTKVSKVKYQPLTTDES, from the exons ATGGCTTCCACACTGCTGCTCCTGCTTCAGCTGCTCCTGGTCTCACTGGCATCGGCATCACATTACTTTGGGGGAACCGCGACCTTCGCCTACAAAGGAAGAAACCCTGATGGAACATTTCAG GTGGACATTCGCAACAGGCACACCTTCGATGGGTGTTATTTCTCCCACTACTGGTATTGTCTCAACGGCTACTGTGGCACGAACTCCAGAACTCAGAGAGGCGTACTTGACAGGAGCACCAATGCACCACGATATAACGGCCAATGGTGTGAAACGGAAACAGTCAGTACAAGAAATGTCCCGAGTGACAAACCTTTCCAATTGAG GGCATATAGCTGTTGTTGGATCCGAAGACGTGACCTGGGTAATTATTGGACATTACTGACTTCAGTGGATTTGGGATCACGATCTGACACTGGAGAACCAAACCGATCACCAGACATTGCCATTCTACCGTTCCTACG AGTTCCCCAGAACTGCCCACGGACATACAAACTGATGTCTTTTGATCCTGATGGCGACAAAGTTCGATGCAGATATGGAAATATCAGATATGTAGAGTGCGGCTCTTGTAACCAACCTTCTGGCTTTGTCTTAGATCAG GGCTCTTGCACATTACACTACAACTTCTCCTATGCCGACCCCAGAGTTTATGGATTTGAGTTGGTGGTGGAGGACTTCCCACAGAGGCACATCACTCTGGCCTATACTGATGGATCCCAATCCTCCAGGGCTCCACTGAATGTGAGGAGAAAGAGGCAAGCCACAACTACAACCACGGGACCAACCACCACACCCACATGGTGGTGGTGGCAATCGGGGTCCACAACTGCAGCACCATCTACAACCACGGGACCAACCACCACACCCACatcgtggtggtggtggcggcaaACGGGGTCCACAACTGCAGCACCATCTACAACCACGGGACCAACCACCACACCCAC AACCCCATGGAGTACCACAACTGCAGC CCCAACCACACGCATAACCACTGTACCATATAGGTATACTACAACCACAACTGCAGCACCAACCACAACTACAGCACCAACTACAACCGCAGCAACAACCACAACCGCAGCAACAACCACACGCATAACCACCATACCACATTGGCATACTACAACCACACCTACTACAACCACTCCACTGTACACTGGCACCACTCCTCTCAGTAAACTACCTTTGCAATTCTCCTTTCTTG TGGACCCACCTGCTCCCTCATGCCAGGAGGGACATTACTTGCCAAAGTTTGTGCACCCAACACCTGAAAATGGAGAACGTCTCGTAGCAGAGGTCGACAAAGAATTGGAGATCAGAGTCAAAGCACAAGCTGCATACGCAAC aaTACATGATATCATCATCAGTGGGCCACTGAATATCAGCAAGCACAGGACCACACATGGCGAGTTTGTCATTAGGTGGACGCCTATCGCAGATGACCAGGGAGATCATTACCCGATCTGCTTTGCTGTTGAAGCAGTGAGCGG GTCTGCTGTAACCACCGTTCACACCACCACAAACCATCACAGTCATCACCACCACACCCCATCTTCACA GTCTGGCATCTATCAGTCCGAGATGAGGTGTGTTCTGGTGAAAGTCCAGAATAACCAAG TTAACTCCCATGTGATCTGCAATGAGTCATCAATGACAGTATCAGTTGAGAAATCTTCATTCCGTGGAGGACTCCATGAGGATCATTTACAGCTCAGTGACCCCTCCAACATCGCCTGCAGCTTCCAGGAACACTCCAACAGCACTCACGTCATCGCTGTCGTCCCCCTCAACGCTTGTGGCACTCAGATTGAG GAAGATGATGACAACCTAATGTTCAAGAATGTAATCACCACGGTCGACAACACAGCAGACCTGATCACCAGGAAGCACCTGCTGAAGCTGCAGTTTGAATGCCAGTACCCCAAACGTGGAAACGTGACACGAAGCTTTACAGCACACAGGGACAATATCTGTGTGTGGGAGAAAGGCTTCGGCAGGTTTACCTACCAGTTTGAGTTCTATCCTGACAGAAATTTCCAAACCATGAGGGATCCAAATTCATACCCTCTAGAGTATGACATAGGGAACAGGATTTACATGCAGATAGAGGCCACCTCCTCAGGCAACAACACTGAGCTGTTTGTGGAGTCCTGCACAGCTGCACCATACGACAACCCAAACTACCGGCCAACCTACTCCATCATTGATAATGG GTGTAATGTGGACTCGACTGTTGAAGTATATTCCTCCGCCAACAAGACACAGTTCAGGTTCAGCATAGAGGCCTTCAAGTTCATCGGCTTGCACGACCAG GTTTACATCAGCTGTTCAGTCCTGATGTGTGAAGCAGGGAGCCAGGGCACCAGGTGCTCGAAGGGATGCATGAGCAGCTCACCATGGGGAGGCGGTCATAGCCATCACCGCCGAAAGAGAGAGGCTGTCACTCAGAGTTCAAGGCACTTTCTTTCCCAGGGTCCCCTGCGTTTAAGGAGATCAGCAGAGATAATCGGAAGCCCAG TGATCAACCTGAATCTGAACCTGGTATTCATCGCTGGATGTCTTCTTGCAGCCGTTGGCATGATCAGTGCAGTGGCCATTTACAAAACCAAAGTGTCAAAGGTCAAATACCAACCTTTGACCACAGATGAAAGTTAA